A window of the Xenopus laevis strain J_2021 chromosome 9_10L, Xenopus_laevis_v10.1, whole genome shotgun sequence genome harbors these coding sequences:
- the nsfl1c.L gene encoding NSFL1 (p97) cofactor (p47) L homeolog, which produces MAGQPEEAVHEFVLVTGAEEERARFFLESAGWDLQLALASFYEDGGDDDIVTLPQPPPGSVSHGSGPSDHRVTSFRDLVHAQEEEEEEEEGQRFYAGGSERSGQQIVGPPRKKNPNELVEDLFKGAKEHGAVAVDRAAKSPGESSKPSAFVGGGYRLGAAPEEESAYVTGSRRQNSAQDVHVVLKLWKNGFSLDDGELRSYQDPGNAQFLEAIRRGEIPADLRRLAQGGQVNLDMEDHRDEDYVKPKVSFKAFTGEGQKLGSTALHVPSEASPRQQEQNEGNASSSVLLNDCEPVTSIQIRLADGGRLVQKFNHSHRIRDIRLFIVNARPAMALSRFVLMTTFPNKDLNDEDLTLKDANLLNAVIVQRLI; this is translated from the exons ATGGCAGGGCAGCCGGAGGAAGCGGTTCATGAATTTGTGCTGGTAACCGGGGCGGAAGAAGAGCGGGCTCGGTTCTTCTTGGAGTCTGCGGGATGGGACCTACAG CTGGCACTGGCAAGTTTCTATGAGGATGGAGGGGATGATGATATTGTTACACTACCACAACCGCCCCCAGGTTCTGTGTCCCATGGTTCTGGGCCTAG TGATCACAGGGTGACCTCCTTCAGGGATCTGGTTCATGcacaggaggaagaagaggaggaagaggaaggtcaAAG GTTTTATGCAGGGGGCTCAGAAAGAAGTGGGCAACAGATTGTTGGACCCCCAAGAAAGAAGAACCCCAATGAATTAGTGGAAGATTTATTCAAAGGAGCCAAGGAGCATGGGGCTGTGGCTGTGGACCGTGCTGCGAAAAGTCCAGGAGAAAGCAGCAAACCTTCG GCATTTGTGGGGGGCGGGTACCGTTTGGGAGCCGCACCAGAGGAAGAGTCTGCTTATGTAACTGGATCCCGCAGGCAGAACTCTGCTCAGGAT GTGCATGTGGTGCTGAAACTTTGGAAGAATGGCTTTAGTCTGGATGATGGAGAGCTCCGCAGTTATCAGGATCCGGGAAATGCGCAGTTCCTGGAAGCAATACGCCGAGG GGAAATCCCGGCAGATCTGCGCCGATTGGCTCAAGGCGGCCAGGTGAATCTGGATATGGAAGATCATCGGGATGAAGACTATGTAAAACCCAAAGTCAGCTTCAAAGCATTCACAGGAGAGGGCCAGAAGTTGGGCAG CACGGCACTGCATGTTCCAAGCGAGGCTTCCCCAAGGCAGCAGGAACAGAATGAAGGCAATGCCAGCTCGTCTGTCCTCCTTAATGATTGTGAGCCAGTCACCAGCATCCAGATTCGACTGGCAGACGGTGGGCGGCTAGTTCAGAAATTTAATCACAGCCACAG GATCCGGGACATCCGCCTGTTCATAGTGAATGCCCGCCCTGCCATGGCACTTAGCAGATTCGTGCTTATGACTACTTTCCCCAACAAAGATCTGAATGATGAGGATCTGACCCTGAAGGATGCAAATCTCTTGAATGCCGTCATTGTGCAGCGATTAATATGA